In Ursus arctos isolate Adak ecotype North America unplaced genomic scaffold, UrsArc2.0 scaffold_29, whole genome shotgun sequence, the following proteins share a genomic window:
- the SYNCRIP gene encoding heterogeneous nuclear ribonucleoprotein Q isoform X3: MATEHVNGNGTEEPMDTTSAVIHSENFQTLLDAGLPQKVAEKLDEIYVAGLVAHSDLDERAIEALKEFNEDGALAVLQQFKDSDLSHVQNKSAFLCGVMKTYRQREKQGTKVADSSKGPDEAKIKALLERTGYTLDVTTGQRKYGGPPPDSVYSGQQPSVGTEIFVGKIPRDLFEDELVPLFEKAGPIWDLRLMMDPLTGLNRGYAFVTFCTKEAAQEAVKLYNNHEIRSGKHIGVCISVANNRLFVGSIPKSKTKEQILEEFSKVTEGLTDVILYHQPDDKKKNRGFCFLEYEDHKTAAQARRRLMSGKVKVWGNVGTVEWADPIEDPDPEVMAKVKVLFVRNLANTVTEEILEKAFSQFGKLERVKKLKDYAFIHFDERDGAVKAMEEMNGKDLEGENIEIVFAKPPDQKRKERKAQRQAAKNQMYDDYYYYGPPHMPPPTRGRGRGGRGGYGYPPDYYGYEDYYDYYGYDYHNYRGGYEDPYYGYEDFQVGARGRGGRGARGAAPSRGRGAAPPRGRAGYSQRGGPGSARGVRGARGGAQQQRGRGVRGARGGRGGNVGGKRKADGYNQPDSKRRQTNNQNWGSQPIAQQPLQGKRGRGRS; encoded by the exons ATGGCTACAGAACATGTTAATGGAAATGGTACTGAAGAGCCCATGGATACTACTTCTGCAGTTATCCATTCAGAAAATTTTCAGACATTGCTTGATGCTGGTTTACCACAGAAAGTTGCTGAAAAACTAGATGAAATTTACGTTGCAG GGCTGGTTGCACATAGTGATTTAGATGAAAGAGCTATCGAAGCTTTAAAAGAATTCAATGAAGACGGCGCATTGGCAGTTCTTCAGCAGTTTAAAGACAGTGATCTCTCTCATGTTCAG AACAAAAGTGCCTTTTTATGTGGAGTCATGAAGACTTAtaggcagagagaaaaacaagggaCCAAAGTAGCGGATTCTAGCAAAGGACCAGATGAGGCAAAAATTAAG GCACTCTTGGAAAGAACAGGCTACACACTTGATGTGACCACTGGACAGAGGAAGTATGGGGGACCACCTCCAGATTCCGTTTATTCAGGTCAGCAGCCTTCTGTTGGCACTGAG ATATTTGTGGGGAAGATCCCAAGAGATCTGTTTGAGGATGAACTTGTTCCATTATTTGAGAAAGCTGGACCGATATGGGATCTTCGTCTAATGATGGATCCACTCACTGGTCTCAATAGAGGTTATGCGTTTGTCACTTTTTGTACAAAAGAAGCAGCTCAGGAGGCTGTTAAActg TATAATAATCATGAAATTCGCTCTGGAAAACACATTGGTGTCTGCATCTCGGTTGCCAACAATAGGCTTTTTGTGGGCTCTATTCCTAAGAGTAAAACCAAGGAACAGATTCTTGAAGAATTTAGCAAAGTAACAG AGGGTCTCACAGACGTCATTTTATACCACCAACcagatgacaagaaaaaaaacagaggctTTTGCTTCCTTGAATATGAAGATCACAAAACAGCTGCCCAGGCAAGGCGTAGGTTAATGAGTGGTAAAGTCAAGGTCTGGGGAAACGTTGGAACTGTTGAATGGGCTGATCCTATAGAAGATCCTGATCCTGAGGTTATGGCAAAG GTAAAAGTGCTGTTTGTACGTAACCTTGCCAATACTGTAACAGAAGAGATTTTAGAAAAAGCATTTAGTCAGTTTGGGAAACTGGAACGAGTGAAGAAACTAAAAGATtatgctttcattcattttgacgAGCGAGATGGTGCTGTCAAG GCTATGGAAGAAATGAATGGCAAAGATTTGGAGGGAGAAAATATTGAAATTGTATTTGCTAAGCCACCagatcagaaaaggaaagaaagaaaagctcagaGGCAAGCAGCAAAGAATCAAAT gtatGATGATTACTACTATTATGGTCCACCTCATATGCCCCCTCCAACAAGAGGTCGAGGGCGTGGAGGTAGAGGTGGTTATGGATATCCTCCAGATTATTATGGATATGaagattattatgattattatggCTATGATTACCATAACTATCGTGGTGGATATGAAGATCCATACTATGGTTATGAAGATTTTCAAGTTGGAGCTAGAGGAAGGGGTGGTAGAGGAGCAAGGGGTGCTGCTCCATCCAGAGGTCGCGGGGCTGCTCCTCCCCGCGGTAGAGCCGGTTATTCACAGAGAGGAGGTCCTGGATCAGCAAGAGGCGTTCGTGGTGCGAGAGGAGGTGCCCAACAACAAAGAGGCCGCGGGGTACGTGGTGCGAGGGGTGGCCGCGGTGGAAATGTAGGAGGAAAGCGCAAAGCTGATGGGTACAACCAGCCAGATTCCAAGCGGCGCCAGACCAATAATCAGAACTGGGGCTCCCAACCCATTGCTCAGCAACCGCTCCAAG GGAAAAGGGGTCGAGGCCGGTCCTGA
- the SYNCRIP gene encoding heterogeneous nuclear ribonucleoprotein Q isoform X7, with amino-acid sequence MKTYRQREKQGTKVADSSKGPDEAKIKALLERTGYTLDVTTGQRKYGGPPPDSVYSGQQPSVGTEIFVGKIPRDLFEDELVPLFEKAGPIWDLRLMMDPLTGLNRGYAFVTFCTKEAAQEAVKLYNNHEIRSGKHIGVCISVANNRLFVGSIPKSKTKEQILEEFSKVTEGLTDVILYHQPDDKKKNRGFCFLEYEDHKTAAQARRRLMSGKVKVWGNVGTVEWADPIEDPDPEVMAKVKVLFVRNLANTVTEEILEKAFSQFGKLERVKKLKDYAFIHFDERDGAVKAMEEMNGKDLEGENIEIVFAKPPDQKRKERKAQRQAAKNQMYDDYYYYGPPHMPPPTRGRGRGGRGGYGYPPDYYGYEDYYDYYGYDYHNYRGGYEDPYYGYEDFQVGARGRGGRGARGAAPSRGRGAAPPRGRAGYSQRGGPGSARGVRGARGGAQQQRGRGQGKGVEAGPDLLQ; translated from the exons ATGAAGACTTAtaggcagagagaaaaacaagggaCCAAAGTAGCGGATTCTAGCAAAGGACCAGATGAGGCAAAAATTAAG GCACTCTTGGAAAGAACAGGCTACACACTTGATGTGACCACTGGACAGAGGAAGTATGGGGGACCACCTCCAGATTCCGTTTATTCAGGTCAGCAGCCTTCTGTTGGCACTGAG ATATTTGTGGGGAAGATCCCAAGAGATCTGTTTGAGGATGAACTTGTTCCATTATTTGAGAAAGCTGGACCGATATGGGATCTTCGTCTAATGATGGATCCACTCACTGGTCTCAATAGAGGTTATGCGTTTGTCACTTTTTGTACAAAAGAAGCAGCTCAGGAGGCTGTTAAActg TATAATAATCATGAAATTCGCTCTGGAAAACACATTGGTGTCTGCATCTCGGTTGCCAACAATAGGCTTTTTGTGGGCTCTATTCCTAAGAGTAAAACCAAGGAACAGATTCTTGAAGAATTTAGCAAAGTAACAG AGGGTCTCACAGACGTCATTTTATACCACCAACcagatgacaagaaaaaaaacagaggctTTTGCTTCCTTGAATATGAAGATCACAAAACAGCTGCCCAGGCAAGGCGTAGGTTAATGAGTGGTAAAGTCAAGGTCTGGGGAAACGTTGGAACTGTTGAATGGGCTGATCCTATAGAAGATCCTGATCCTGAGGTTATGGCAAAG GTAAAAGTGCTGTTTGTACGTAACCTTGCCAATACTGTAACAGAAGAGATTTTAGAAAAAGCATTTAGTCAGTTTGGGAAACTGGAACGAGTGAAGAAACTAAAAGATtatgctttcattcattttgacgAGCGAGATGGTGCTGTCAAG GCTATGGAAGAAATGAATGGCAAAGATTTGGAGGGAGAAAATATTGAAATTGTATTTGCTAAGCCACCagatcagaaaaggaaagaaagaaaagctcagaGGCAAGCAGCAAAGAATCAAAT gtatGATGATTACTACTATTATGGTCCACCTCATATGCCCCCTCCAACAAGAGGTCGAGGGCGTGGAGGTAGAGGTGGTTATGGATATCCTCCAGATTATTATGGATATGaagattattatgattattatggCTATGATTACCATAACTATCGTGGTGGATATGAAGATCCATACTATGGTTATGAAGATTTTCAAGTTGGAGCTAGAGGAAGGGGTGGTAGAGGAGCAAGGGGTGCTGCTCCATCCAGAGGTCGCGGGGCTGCTCCTCCCCGCGGTAGAGCCGGTTATTCACAGAGAGGAGGTCCTGGATCAGCAAGAGGCGTTCGTGGTGCGAGAGGAGGTGCCCAACAACAAAGAGGCCGCGGG CAGGGAAAAGGGGTCGAGGCCGGTCCTGACCTGTTACAATGA
- the SYNCRIP gene encoding heterogeneous nuclear ribonucleoprotein Q isoform X2 — protein sequence MATEHVNGNGTEEPMDTTSAVIHSENFQTLLDAGLPQKVAEKLDEIYVAGLVAHSDLDERAIEALKEFNEDGALAVLQQFKDSDLSHVQNKSAFLCGVMKTYRQREKQGTKVADSSKGPDEAKIKALLERTGYTLDVTTGQRKYGGPPPDSVYSGQQPSVGTEIFVGKIPRDLFEDELVPLFEKAGPIWDLRLMMDPLTGLNRGYAFVTFCTKEAAQEAVKLYNNHEIRSGKHIGVCISVANNRLFVGSIPKSKTKEQILEEFSKVTEGLTDVILYHQPDDKKKNRGFCFLEYEDHKTAAQARRRLMSGKVKVWGNVGTVEWADPIEDPDPEVMAKVKVLFVRNLANTVTEEILEKAFSQFGKLERVKKLKDYAFIHFDERDGAVKAMEEMNGKDLEGENIEIVFAKPPDQKRKERKAQRQAAKNQMYDDYYYYGPPHMPPPTRGRGRGGRGGYGYPPDYYGYEDYYDYYGYDYHNYRGGYEDPYYGYEDFQVGARGRGGRGARGAAPSRGRGAAPPRGRAGYSQRGGPGSARGVRGARGGAQQQRGRGVRGARGGRGGNVGGKRKADGYNQPDSKRRQTNNQNWGSQPIAQQPLQAGKRGRGRS from the exons ATGGCTACAGAACATGTTAATGGAAATGGTACTGAAGAGCCCATGGATACTACTTCTGCAGTTATCCATTCAGAAAATTTTCAGACATTGCTTGATGCTGGTTTACCACAGAAAGTTGCTGAAAAACTAGATGAAATTTACGTTGCAG GGCTGGTTGCACATAGTGATTTAGATGAAAGAGCTATCGAAGCTTTAAAAGAATTCAATGAAGACGGCGCATTGGCAGTTCTTCAGCAGTTTAAAGACAGTGATCTCTCTCATGTTCAG AACAAAAGTGCCTTTTTATGTGGAGTCATGAAGACTTAtaggcagagagaaaaacaagggaCCAAAGTAGCGGATTCTAGCAAAGGACCAGATGAGGCAAAAATTAAG GCACTCTTGGAAAGAACAGGCTACACACTTGATGTGACCACTGGACAGAGGAAGTATGGGGGACCACCTCCAGATTCCGTTTATTCAGGTCAGCAGCCTTCTGTTGGCACTGAG ATATTTGTGGGGAAGATCCCAAGAGATCTGTTTGAGGATGAACTTGTTCCATTATTTGAGAAAGCTGGACCGATATGGGATCTTCGTCTAATGATGGATCCACTCACTGGTCTCAATAGAGGTTATGCGTTTGTCACTTTTTGTACAAAAGAAGCAGCTCAGGAGGCTGTTAAActg TATAATAATCATGAAATTCGCTCTGGAAAACACATTGGTGTCTGCATCTCGGTTGCCAACAATAGGCTTTTTGTGGGCTCTATTCCTAAGAGTAAAACCAAGGAACAGATTCTTGAAGAATTTAGCAAAGTAACAG AGGGTCTCACAGACGTCATTTTATACCACCAACcagatgacaagaaaaaaaacagaggctTTTGCTTCCTTGAATATGAAGATCACAAAACAGCTGCCCAGGCAAGGCGTAGGTTAATGAGTGGTAAAGTCAAGGTCTGGGGAAACGTTGGAACTGTTGAATGGGCTGATCCTATAGAAGATCCTGATCCTGAGGTTATGGCAAAG GTAAAAGTGCTGTTTGTACGTAACCTTGCCAATACTGTAACAGAAGAGATTTTAGAAAAAGCATTTAGTCAGTTTGGGAAACTGGAACGAGTGAAGAAACTAAAAGATtatgctttcattcattttgacgAGCGAGATGGTGCTGTCAAG GCTATGGAAGAAATGAATGGCAAAGATTTGGAGGGAGAAAATATTGAAATTGTATTTGCTAAGCCACCagatcagaaaaggaaagaaagaaaagctcagaGGCAAGCAGCAAAGAATCAAAT gtatGATGATTACTACTATTATGGTCCACCTCATATGCCCCCTCCAACAAGAGGTCGAGGGCGTGGAGGTAGAGGTGGTTATGGATATCCTCCAGATTATTATGGATATGaagattattatgattattatggCTATGATTACCATAACTATCGTGGTGGATATGAAGATCCATACTATGGTTATGAAGATTTTCAAGTTGGAGCTAGAGGAAGGGGTGGTAGAGGAGCAAGGGGTGCTGCTCCATCCAGAGGTCGCGGGGCTGCTCCTCCCCGCGGTAGAGCCGGTTATTCACAGAGAGGAGGTCCTGGATCAGCAAGAGGCGTTCGTGGTGCGAGAGGAGGTGCCCAACAACAAAGAGGCCGCGGGGTACGTGGTGCGAGGGGTGGCCGCGGTGGAAATGTAGGAGGAAAGCGCAAAGCTGATGGGTACAACCAGCCAGATTCCAAGCGGCGCCAGACCAATAATCAGAACTGGGGCTCCCAACCCATTGCTCAGCAACCGCTCCAAG CAGGGAAAAGGGGTCGAGGCCGGTCCTGA
- the SYNCRIP gene encoding heterogeneous nuclear ribonucleoprotein Q isoform X5, with the protein MATEHVNGNGTEEPMDTTSAVIHSENFQTLLDAGLPQKVAEKLDEIYVAGLVAHSDLDERAIEALKEFNEDGALAVLQQFKDSDLSHVQNKSAFLCGVMKTYRQREKQGTKVADSSKGPDEAKIKALLERTGYTLDVTTGQRKYGGPPPDSVYSGQQPSVGTEIFVGKIPRDLFEDELVPLFEKAGPIWDLRLMMDPLTGLNRGYAFVTFCTKEAAQEAVKLYNNHEIRSGKHIGVCISVANNRLFVGSIPKSKTKEQILEEFSKVTEGLTDVILYHQPDDKKKNRGFCFLEYEDHKTAAQARRRLMSGKVKVWGNVGTVEWADPIEDPDPEVMAKVKVLFVRNLANTVTEEILEKAFSQFGKLERVKKLKDYAFIHFDERDGAVKAMEEMNGKDLEGENIEIVFAKPPDQKRKERKAQRQAAKNQMYDDYYYYGPPHMPPPTRGRGRGGRGGYGYPPDYYGYEDYYDYYGYDYHNYRGGYEDPYYGYEDFQVGARGRGGRGARGAAPSRGRGAAPPRGRAGYSQRGGPGSARGVRGARGGAQQQRGRGGKGVEAGPDLLQ; encoded by the exons ATGGCTACAGAACATGTTAATGGAAATGGTACTGAAGAGCCCATGGATACTACTTCTGCAGTTATCCATTCAGAAAATTTTCAGACATTGCTTGATGCTGGTTTACCACAGAAAGTTGCTGAAAAACTAGATGAAATTTACGTTGCAG GGCTGGTTGCACATAGTGATTTAGATGAAAGAGCTATCGAAGCTTTAAAAGAATTCAATGAAGACGGCGCATTGGCAGTTCTTCAGCAGTTTAAAGACAGTGATCTCTCTCATGTTCAG AACAAAAGTGCCTTTTTATGTGGAGTCATGAAGACTTAtaggcagagagaaaaacaagggaCCAAAGTAGCGGATTCTAGCAAAGGACCAGATGAGGCAAAAATTAAG GCACTCTTGGAAAGAACAGGCTACACACTTGATGTGACCACTGGACAGAGGAAGTATGGGGGACCACCTCCAGATTCCGTTTATTCAGGTCAGCAGCCTTCTGTTGGCACTGAG ATATTTGTGGGGAAGATCCCAAGAGATCTGTTTGAGGATGAACTTGTTCCATTATTTGAGAAAGCTGGACCGATATGGGATCTTCGTCTAATGATGGATCCACTCACTGGTCTCAATAGAGGTTATGCGTTTGTCACTTTTTGTACAAAAGAAGCAGCTCAGGAGGCTGTTAAActg TATAATAATCATGAAATTCGCTCTGGAAAACACATTGGTGTCTGCATCTCGGTTGCCAACAATAGGCTTTTTGTGGGCTCTATTCCTAAGAGTAAAACCAAGGAACAGATTCTTGAAGAATTTAGCAAAGTAACAG AGGGTCTCACAGACGTCATTTTATACCACCAACcagatgacaagaaaaaaaacagaggctTTTGCTTCCTTGAATATGAAGATCACAAAACAGCTGCCCAGGCAAGGCGTAGGTTAATGAGTGGTAAAGTCAAGGTCTGGGGAAACGTTGGAACTGTTGAATGGGCTGATCCTATAGAAGATCCTGATCCTGAGGTTATGGCAAAG GTAAAAGTGCTGTTTGTACGTAACCTTGCCAATACTGTAACAGAAGAGATTTTAGAAAAAGCATTTAGTCAGTTTGGGAAACTGGAACGAGTGAAGAAACTAAAAGATtatgctttcattcattttgacgAGCGAGATGGTGCTGTCAAG GCTATGGAAGAAATGAATGGCAAAGATTTGGAGGGAGAAAATATTGAAATTGTATTTGCTAAGCCACCagatcagaaaaggaaagaaagaaaagctcagaGGCAAGCAGCAAAGAATCAAAT gtatGATGATTACTACTATTATGGTCCACCTCATATGCCCCCTCCAACAAGAGGTCGAGGGCGTGGAGGTAGAGGTGGTTATGGATATCCTCCAGATTATTATGGATATGaagattattatgattattatggCTATGATTACCATAACTATCGTGGTGGATATGAAGATCCATACTATGGTTATGAAGATTTTCAAGTTGGAGCTAGAGGAAGGGGTGGTAGAGGAGCAAGGGGTGCTGCTCCATCCAGAGGTCGCGGGGCTGCTCCTCCCCGCGGTAGAGCCGGTTATTCACAGAGAGGAGGTCCTGGATCAGCAAGAGGCGTTCGTGGTGCGAGAGGAGGTGCCCAACAACAAAGAGGCCGCGGG GGAAAAGGGGTCGAGGCCGGTCCTGACCTGTTACAATGA
- the SYNCRIP gene encoding heterogeneous nuclear ribonucleoprotein Q isoform X4 — MATEHVNGNGTEEPMDTTSAVIHSENFQTLLDAGLPQKVAEKLDEIYVAGLVAHSDLDERAIEALKEFNEDGALAVLQQFKDSDLSHVQNKSAFLCGVMKTYRQREKQGTKVADSSKGPDEAKIKALLERTGYTLDVTTGQRKYGGPPPDSVYSGQQPSVGTEIFVGKIPRDLFEDELVPLFEKAGPIWDLRLMMDPLTGLNRGYAFVTFCTKEAAQEAVKLYNNHEIRSGKHIGVCISVANNRLFVGSIPKSKTKEQILEEFSKVTEGLTDVILYHQPDDKKKNRGFCFLEYEDHKTAAQARRRLMSGKVKVWGNVGTVEWADPIEDPDPEVMAKVKVLFVRNLANTVTEEILEKAFSQFGKLERVKKLKDYAFIHFDERDGAVKAMEEMNGKDLEGENIEIVFAKPPDQKRKERKAQRQAAKNQMYDDYYYYGPPHMPPPTRGRGRGGRGGYGYPPDYYGYEDYYDYYGYDYHNYRGGYEDPYYGYEDFQVGARGRGGRGARGAAPSRGRGAAPPRGRAGYSQRGGPGSARGVRGARGGAQQQRGRGQGKGVEAGPDLLQ; from the exons ATGGCTACAGAACATGTTAATGGAAATGGTACTGAAGAGCCCATGGATACTACTTCTGCAGTTATCCATTCAGAAAATTTTCAGACATTGCTTGATGCTGGTTTACCACAGAAAGTTGCTGAAAAACTAGATGAAATTTACGTTGCAG GGCTGGTTGCACATAGTGATTTAGATGAAAGAGCTATCGAAGCTTTAAAAGAATTCAATGAAGACGGCGCATTGGCAGTTCTTCAGCAGTTTAAAGACAGTGATCTCTCTCATGTTCAG AACAAAAGTGCCTTTTTATGTGGAGTCATGAAGACTTAtaggcagagagaaaaacaagggaCCAAAGTAGCGGATTCTAGCAAAGGACCAGATGAGGCAAAAATTAAG GCACTCTTGGAAAGAACAGGCTACACACTTGATGTGACCACTGGACAGAGGAAGTATGGGGGACCACCTCCAGATTCCGTTTATTCAGGTCAGCAGCCTTCTGTTGGCACTGAG ATATTTGTGGGGAAGATCCCAAGAGATCTGTTTGAGGATGAACTTGTTCCATTATTTGAGAAAGCTGGACCGATATGGGATCTTCGTCTAATGATGGATCCACTCACTGGTCTCAATAGAGGTTATGCGTTTGTCACTTTTTGTACAAAAGAAGCAGCTCAGGAGGCTGTTAAActg TATAATAATCATGAAATTCGCTCTGGAAAACACATTGGTGTCTGCATCTCGGTTGCCAACAATAGGCTTTTTGTGGGCTCTATTCCTAAGAGTAAAACCAAGGAACAGATTCTTGAAGAATTTAGCAAAGTAACAG AGGGTCTCACAGACGTCATTTTATACCACCAACcagatgacaagaaaaaaaacagaggctTTTGCTTCCTTGAATATGAAGATCACAAAACAGCTGCCCAGGCAAGGCGTAGGTTAATGAGTGGTAAAGTCAAGGTCTGGGGAAACGTTGGAACTGTTGAATGGGCTGATCCTATAGAAGATCCTGATCCTGAGGTTATGGCAAAG GTAAAAGTGCTGTTTGTACGTAACCTTGCCAATACTGTAACAGAAGAGATTTTAGAAAAAGCATTTAGTCAGTTTGGGAAACTGGAACGAGTGAAGAAACTAAAAGATtatgctttcattcattttgacgAGCGAGATGGTGCTGTCAAG GCTATGGAAGAAATGAATGGCAAAGATTTGGAGGGAGAAAATATTGAAATTGTATTTGCTAAGCCACCagatcagaaaaggaaagaaagaaaagctcagaGGCAAGCAGCAAAGAATCAAAT gtatGATGATTACTACTATTATGGTCCACCTCATATGCCCCCTCCAACAAGAGGTCGAGGGCGTGGAGGTAGAGGTGGTTATGGATATCCTCCAGATTATTATGGATATGaagattattatgattattatggCTATGATTACCATAACTATCGTGGTGGATATGAAGATCCATACTATGGTTATGAAGATTTTCAAGTTGGAGCTAGAGGAAGGGGTGGTAGAGGAGCAAGGGGTGCTGCTCCATCCAGAGGTCGCGGGGCTGCTCCTCCCCGCGGTAGAGCCGGTTATTCACAGAGAGGAGGTCCTGGATCAGCAAGAGGCGTTCGTGGTGCGAGAGGAGGTGCCCAACAACAAAGAGGCCGCGGG CAGGGAAAAGGGGTCGAGGCCGGTCCTGACCTGTTACAATGA
- the SYNCRIP gene encoding heterogeneous nuclear ribonucleoprotein Q isoform X1: protein MATEHVNGNGTEEPMDTTSAVIHSENFQTLLDAGLPQKVAEKLDEIYVAGLVAHSDLDERAIEALKEFNEDGALAVLQQFKDSDLSHVQNKSAFLCGVMKTYRQREKQGTKVADSSKGPDEAKIKALLERTGYTLDVTTGQRKYGGPPPDSVYSGQQPSVGTEIFVGKIPRDLFEDELVPLFEKAGPIWDLRLMMDPLTGLNRGYAFVTFCTKEAAQEAVKLYNNHEIRSGKHIGVCISVANNRLFVGSIPKSKTKEQILEEFSKVTEGLTDVILYHQPDDKKKNRGFCFLEYEDHKTAAQARRRLMSGKVKVWGNVGTVEWADPIEDPDPEVMAKVKVLFVRNLANTVTEEILEKAFSQFGKLERVKKLKDYAFIHFDERDGAVKAMEEMNGKDLEGENIEIVFAKPPDQKRKERKAQRQAAKNQMYDDYYYYGPPHMPPPTRGRGRGGRGGYGYPPDYYGYEDYYDYYGYDYHNYRGGYEDPYYGYEDFQVGARGRGGRGARGAAPSRGRGAAPPRGRAGYSQRGGPGSARGVRGARGGAQQQRGRGVRGARGGRGGNVGGKRKADGYNQPDSKRRQTNNQNWGSQPIAQQPLQGGDHSGNYGYKSENQEFYQDTFGQQWK, encoded by the exons ATGGCTACAGAACATGTTAATGGAAATGGTACTGAAGAGCCCATGGATACTACTTCTGCAGTTATCCATTCAGAAAATTTTCAGACATTGCTTGATGCTGGTTTACCACAGAAAGTTGCTGAAAAACTAGATGAAATTTACGTTGCAG GGCTGGTTGCACATAGTGATTTAGATGAAAGAGCTATCGAAGCTTTAAAAGAATTCAATGAAGACGGCGCATTGGCAGTTCTTCAGCAGTTTAAAGACAGTGATCTCTCTCATGTTCAG AACAAAAGTGCCTTTTTATGTGGAGTCATGAAGACTTAtaggcagagagaaaaacaagggaCCAAAGTAGCGGATTCTAGCAAAGGACCAGATGAGGCAAAAATTAAG GCACTCTTGGAAAGAACAGGCTACACACTTGATGTGACCACTGGACAGAGGAAGTATGGGGGACCACCTCCAGATTCCGTTTATTCAGGTCAGCAGCCTTCTGTTGGCACTGAG ATATTTGTGGGGAAGATCCCAAGAGATCTGTTTGAGGATGAACTTGTTCCATTATTTGAGAAAGCTGGACCGATATGGGATCTTCGTCTAATGATGGATCCACTCACTGGTCTCAATAGAGGTTATGCGTTTGTCACTTTTTGTACAAAAGAAGCAGCTCAGGAGGCTGTTAAActg TATAATAATCATGAAATTCGCTCTGGAAAACACATTGGTGTCTGCATCTCGGTTGCCAACAATAGGCTTTTTGTGGGCTCTATTCCTAAGAGTAAAACCAAGGAACAGATTCTTGAAGAATTTAGCAAAGTAACAG AGGGTCTCACAGACGTCATTTTATACCACCAACcagatgacaagaaaaaaaacagaggctTTTGCTTCCTTGAATATGAAGATCACAAAACAGCTGCCCAGGCAAGGCGTAGGTTAATGAGTGGTAAAGTCAAGGTCTGGGGAAACGTTGGAACTGTTGAATGGGCTGATCCTATAGAAGATCCTGATCCTGAGGTTATGGCAAAG GTAAAAGTGCTGTTTGTACGTAACCTTGCCAATACTGTAACAGAAGAGATTTTAGAAAAAGCATTTAGTCAGTTTGGGAAACTGGAACGAGTGAAGAAACTAAAAGATtatgctttcattcattttgacgAGCGAGATGGTGCTGTCAAG GCTATGGAAGAAATGAATGGCAAAGATTTGGAGGGAGAAAATATTGAAATTGTATTTGCTAAGCCACCagatcagaaaaggaaagaaagaaaagctcagaGGCAAGCAGCAAAGAATCAAAT gtatGATGATTACTACTATTATGGTCCACCTCATATGCCCCCTCCAACAAGAGGTCGAGGGCGTGGAGGTAGAGGTGGTTATGGATATCCTCCAGATTATTATGGATATGaagattattatgattattatggCTATGATTACCATAACTATCGTGGTGGATATGAAGATCCATACTATGGTTATGAAGATTTTCAAGTTGGAGCTAGAGGAAGGGGTGGTAGAGGAGCAAGGGGTGCTGCTCCATCCAGAGGTCGCGGGGCTGCTCCTCCCCGCGGTAGAGCCGGTTATTCACAGAGAGGAGGTCCTGGATCAGCAAGAGGCGTTCGTGGTGCGAGAGGAGGTGCCCAACAACAAAGAGGCCGCGGGGTACGTGGTGCGAGGGGTGGCCGCGGTGGAAATGTAGGAGGAAAGCGCAAAGCTGATGGGTACAACCAGCCAGATTCCAAGCGGCGCCAGACCAATAATCAGAACTGGGGCTCCCAACCCATTGCTCAGCAACCGCTCCAAGGTGGTGATCATTCTGGTAACTATGGTTACAAATCTGAAAACCAGGAGTTTTATCAGGATACTTTTGGGCAACAGTGGAAGTAG